One Bermanella sp. WJH001 genomic region harbors:
- a CDS encoding 2,3-dihydro-2,3-dihydroxybenzoate dehydrogenase codes for MTASPSVYLVTGAANGIGKAISSLLLQKGHQVALLDKDTKALENTLKNWPQYFQKNLSCWSVDLCNQQAMNQIIEQIESQIAPIKCLAHAAGILRLSPLLDMQCDDFHSVMTLHVNASFNLLQKVGQAMASRNHGAMVIVGSNAASTPRKNMGAYCASKAALHMLTKCFALELSEFGVRCNIVSPGSTRTLMQTQMWQQNFQEEQTIGGDLSQFRLGIPLQKIAEPMDIAQAVYFLLSDQSGHITMHDLRVDGGATLDQR; via the coding sequence ATGACGGCCTCTCCTTCAGTGTATTTAGTAACAGGCGCAGCAAATGGCATCGGAAAAGCCATTTCATCCTTACTGCTGCAAAAAGGCCATCAGGTTGCATTATTGGATAAAGACACAAAAGCACTTGAGAACACCCTAAAAAACTGGCCCCAGTATTTTCAAAAAAACCTAAGTTGCTGGAGTGTTGATCTGTGTAATCAGCAGGCAATGAACCAAATCATCGAACAAATAGAATCTCAAATCGCCCCCATTAAATGTTTAGCTCACGCCGCTGGAATATTACGTTTATCACCATTGTTGGATATGCAGTGTGATGATTTTCACTCAGTGATGACGCTACATGTGAATGCCAGTTTCAATCTTTTACAAAAAGTTGGCCAAGCCATGGCATCACGAAATCACGGTGCAATGGTGATCGTCGGTTCTAATGCCGCCAGTACGCCGCGAAAAAATATGGGGGCATATTGCGCATCAAAAGCAGCATTGCACATGCTCACAAAATGTTTTGCCTTAGAACTCAGTGAGTTTGGTGTGCGCTGTAATATCGTCAGTCCAGGCTCTACCCGCACGCTCATGCAAACCCAAATGTGGCAGCAAAACTTTCAAGAAGAGCAAACCATTGGTGGTGATTTATCACAGTTTCGCTTGGGTATTCCTTTGCAAAAAATTGCCGAACCCATGGACATTGCTCAGGCGGTTTATTTTTTACTGTCCGATCAATCTGGGCACATCACCATGCACGATTTACGAGTCGATGGCGGAGCCACATTAGACCAACGCTAA